Proteins encoded together in one Catellatospora citrea window:
- a CDS encoding toxin glutamine deamidase domain-containing protein, with protein MSWLPSPIPHPLSYFDAPGWMKECLDWVIGMDWPEGDEQATWDLADDWYAVAGDLADPLTESERAALDAVAAFGGAEGKVAAAIKDAWGQIGSGNEKSALQAAAYVAGALGEMLEGGGCDIQGAKLEYYIELGLLLIELIALAVAAFFTFGASTAAAGPACMATRFAIKEILKRLLKSLVERGIKRALKDKLKDLGQDFGKKLGKWAIKAGKEGLDEMKEEVLTQGAIQTYQTATGRRDGLDLGDLAMAGWAGFAGGAASTLAGGHNGGFVSKVSHGVRGEVLGDIGGSLATGQLPDVGNLGMAATSGARSSVNSHLTGEFNNMTNNIVSNLAGTAFDGDPGTNITAAAAGTAAATGGGSGGGSGGPHGGTTGSGGSGGGSGGSHGGSGSGSGGYTGGSGGLAGVAPPEATAAPAAPAGPAPVANVPAQHNTVIAPAVAAAPQSMAAPAAAAPAAMSPASGLAGTSAAPSVAPSASASTSVSSGSGGLSGSGSGGGSTSAGAGSASTGPATTGPATSGTGTSSGGPSGSSSTSGPGTASGSGTSNSTSANPATGARPTAGISATAPSSQAGLAAQTGTPTQTGPSVQASASTTTPSAQPNTSVTAPSTQTNASTTTPSAQGNTSTNTPSAQTNTSTTGPSVQASTNAQPPSTQTGSTAQASANAQTGPANQGGTTATGPQGTTTPSTSTQNSASTTQHPAAQQGPAASPQSPSTNQQTTPAQQTPGDPIRPAPAPAPAQQSDPATPAVAVVPGADPRGPGPDADTRPPAADGRRDGERSRAEARRWSDAYHGGLRAQRREILASMGRPGALAAAAWDALNRHDGADFTRGGVTTDDVSALTGTDQPPSVDATRRYDQRGGYRPVLTQHQLDLENAVPRDENGRPLQFPPLRSGWLRFANDGGPQADPTRAVNCVDVLLSVADTWLHGRPRCAAARTLDGFASGNPDQPAGPEPRGPHRIEDFFGGRLQQLCPDTRGLDRQAARQAVDASYARLADQLRQAGPGAMAVVIHHSSDGTAHTWPVFNDGGVIMYADPQQPPGTPTTTPPYTDGIIQMDAMVIGPDGEQSVIDGAPTGAWSQYQGRPEPAAAPAGADTSPLDADMQRPLTDEEMADLGVGEATMADLGYPDPSVLDDAERARLESLLPQTALVNPQDLRFTQRSVSPNSGNVTMDEFAAQMAETGWRGGPAHVIAWGDGSMSSMDNRRMRAARVAGLTSVPVCVHRPDEPLSSMPEAEDPDRDKYRRPLAVDIRMVDGRLVVGGDRGTLVHEAGTAPTTFGEAALFRAAEQRSLLPGRLYGSDVSPATIGKPPGPDRPLVELNPHQQQVLNELRTAAVSRAEAALPVLRRIAVDLNAAQNVTTDRVLDAEIEGDPDDPDFTPEPEPPVRLRGTGQMVKSQSSLERKFWTEGRRQGVDQFAGEVNDAARFSLQLPGGPEYLGSLRQTIAALEDAGYELTDLKNFFRPGNRYQGLNATFKAPDGGLMEIQFPTAESFRAWQLTHEAYEVFRQKNELAPRRVHALLSMLAVNRELGLNESVPPGIDEFVRERFPEPDPSDADAERVPPVIDTSLTTWIANKPEIWQAYRTWLDQQGVSHDGFASILAEFGLDSQDTPVNPELAGRLEDIDDSLLPELRQAQGGRPAPGDLRDGDAPGRDAVGLRPEGLGLRPVVDRRVHGLPGERGEVRPDQPGRSGSPDAGDHEGDRGAPRRGDDSLDLPVEGSPAAGRGLTDPAGPESPADPAGPVDPPSPPEPGGRFFEPRPDAELSAYEFAMLDDVHERALAASETALTDLRRVTASVEQALGLPEGSLPLRDPEHRAKSRESLQRKYLAEGRIGGPEQFAATVNDSVRFSVQLPDGAAYRPALDAVIAQLAAAGYELEGTPKNFWRSGNRFYGTNTTFRAPDGTLVEVQFPTQLSYELWHATHVEYEVMRDVDAEPEQRIRALLRMLEVNRSAGMLDAIPPGMVGDDAKDASLAKWISDNPEVWRAFTQELEAQGRTPGDVIAEYDLTPDDFPVTPKVAARLEELDVVLQGHLPQGHRGLPGPGTDGSDHLGAGLPGAHDLGPSGPELAVRPGDGRVHPGPGGLRLPTQAGDPSGSRAHRDADHEGDRPAAERGGDPRGVPGVAPAPRSGDAGLDPAADPAGPDLAADADPATADPESPPMPGSTPPGPVGMDPSDPNHPQWPYRAGLQTRRMSLELQRRQQEADALAAEAAKHLAEMHKYRSWAQFYSEQQPDAEQAKLCQEWADKHQQWAAEWGKASKAAYNGTYTANQTTTVDNDTAWVAVNTDDGELLVDVPAADGRPYLYRGGLRPPLQQHQDDLIAALPRTPGGYLQMNPDPRVGTWFGLANDGGPELDPSRGINCVDCMISAWRTWRGRPQVSAPRTFDGYAGTNVNAVTGGEIGGMARVAAAVGGAWQTVFPNMAKAPAAQAQQWSDWGFASITHELTEAGHGAAMFIVTEWQAGTSHAWLAVNQNGTILFLDPQTRQISENVSMYGHTGDPSNNGNVVGMYAMMLDAQGDPQPMGSLAQTTWGAAELAQQQQQPSPAPEPHPQPAPDPQPEPDLQLTPNPDPEPDLQQATETQSTPDPEPTPTPTPTPTPDPDPQPGPAATDGPAPLPDPGGRPTLPNPPPGAEGHHIGGDQNEGEAVALYAEIRGLTDDVQRIAANQGIPEDVVARARRNLFLQVHADVATGTDQLETGLFTAILNIGLDWQAAYDGPLAGADLERFRRTLAHEYVESVLMERHGMAYRPAHFDYWENNEWEYPTATPEHFAAHDVAPSQGRRWPFGHYHDLGLEEPDVEIAADLSNLEHVVDEIMRRLRHE; from the coding sequence ATGTCGTGGTTGCCGTCGCCGATACCGCATCCGCTGTCCTACTTCGACGCACCGGGGTGGATGAAGGAATGCCTCGACTGGGTCATCGGCATGGACTGGCCCGAAGGCGACGAGCAGGCCACCTGGGACCTCGCCGACGACTGGTACGCGGTCGCCGGTGACCTCGCCGACCCGCTGACCGAGTCCGAGCGGGCCGCCCTGGACGCGGTCGCCGCGTTCGGCGGCGCGGAGGGCAAGGTCGCCGCCGCGATCAAGGACGCCTGGGGGCAGATCGGCAGCGGCAACGAGAAGTCGGCACTGCAGGCCGCCGCCTACGTCGCGGGCGCGCTCGGCGAGATGCTCGAAGGCGGCGGCTGCGACATCCAGGGCGCGAAGCTGGAGTACTACATCGAGCTGGGCCTGCTGCTGATCGAGCTGATCGCGCTGGCCGTCGCCGCGTTCTTCACCTTCGGCGCGTCCACCGCCGCGGCCGGTCCGGCCTGCATGGCGACCCGCTTCGCGATCAAGGAGATCCTCAAGCGGCTGCTCAAGTCCCTGGTCGAGCGCGGCATCAAGCGCGCCCTCAAGGACAAGCTCAAGGACCTCGGCCAGGACTTCGGCAAGAAGCTCGGCAAGTGGGCGATCAAGGCCGGCAAAGAGGGCCTGGACGAGATGAAGGAGGAGGTGCTCACCCAGGGCGCCATCCAGACGTACCAGACCGCCACCGGCCGCCGCGACGGCCTCGACCTCGGCGACCTCGCGATGGCCGGCTGGGCGGGCTTCGCGGGCGGTGCGGCCAGCACCCTGGCGGGCGGCCACAACGGAGGCTTCGTCAGCAAGGTCTCCCACGGCGTACGCGGCGAGGTGCTCGGCGACATCGGCGGCTCCCTGGCCACGGGGCAGCTGCCGGACGTCGGCAACCTGGGCATGGCGGCGACCTCGGGCGCGCGCTCCAGCGTGAACAGCCACCTGACCGGCGAGTTCAACAACATGACGAACAACATCGTCAGCAACCTCGCCGGGACCGCCTTCGACGGCGACCCCGGCACGAACATCACCGCCGCCGCGGCGGGCACGGCGGCCGCGACAGGCGGCGGTTCGGGCGGCGGTTCGGGCGGCCCGCACGGCGGGACCACGGGCTCCGGCGGCTCGGGCGGCGGTTCCGGCGGCTCGCACGGTGGTTCCGGCAGCGGCTCGGGTGGGTACACGGGCGGCTCCGGTGGCCTGGCCGGGGTGGCCCCGCCGGAGGCGACCGCCGCCCCGGCGGCACCTGCCGGACCGGCCCCGGTCGCGAACGTCCCCGCGCAGCACAACACCGTGATCGCCCCGGCGGTCGCGGCGGCGCCGCAGAGCATGGCCGCACCGGCCGCCGCCGCGCCCGCGGCGATGTCCCCGGCGTCGGGCCTGGCCGGGACGTCCGCCGCGCCGTCGGTCGCGCCCTCGGCGTCCGCGTCCACCTCGGTGTCGTCCGGATCCGGCGGCCTGTCCGGCTCGGGCTCCGGCGGCGGTTCGACCTCGGCCGGTGCAGGCTCGGCGAGCACCGGCCCCGCCACCACCGGCCCCGCCACCAGCGGCACCGGCACCAGCTCGGGCGGCCCGTCTGGATCCTCGTCGACCTCGGGTCCGGGCACGGCCTCCGGGTCCGGCACCTCCAACTCGACCAGTGCGAACCCGGCCACCGGCGCGCGGCCCACGGCAGGCATCAGCGCGACAGCTCCCTCGTCGCAGGCAGGGCTAGCCGCGCAGACCGGCACGCCGACCCAGACCGGACCGTCCGTGCAGGCCAGCGCCTCGACGACCACCCCGTCCGCGCAGCCGAACACCTCGGTGACAGCGCCGTCCACCCAGACGAACGCCTCCACGACCACGCCGTCAGCGCAGGGGAACACCTCCACGAACACGCCGTCGGCACAGACGAACACCTCGACCACCGGGCCGTCCGTGCAGGCGAGCACCAACGCGCAGCCGCCGTCCACGCAGACCGGGTCCACGGCACAGGCGAGCGCCAACGCGCAGACCGGCCCGGCGAACCAGGGCGGCACCACCGCCACCGGCCCGCAGGGCACGACCACGCCGTCCACCAGCACGCAGAACTCGGCGTCGACGACGCAGCACCCGGCTGCCCAGCAGGGTCCGGCCGCGTCGCCGCAGAGCCCGTCGACGAACCAGCAGACGACTCCAGCGCAGCAGACGCCCGGCGACCCGATCCGCCCGGCCCCGGCCCCGGCCCCGGCCCAGCAGAGCGATCCGGCGACGCCCGCGGTCGCCGTCGTGCCCGGCGCGGACCCGCGCGGACCCGGCCCGGACGCCGACACCAGGCCTCCGGCCGCCGACGGGCGGCGCGACGGCGAACGCAGCCGGGCTGAGGCGCGGCGCTGGAGCGACGCGTACCACGGCGGGCTGCGCGCCCAGCGGCGCGAGATCCTGGCCTCGATGGGCAGGCCGGGTGCGCTGGCCGCGGCCGCCTGGGACGCGCTGAACCGCCACGACGGCGCGGACTTCACCCGCGGCGGCGTCACCACCGACGACGTGTCGGCGCTGACCGGCACCGACCAGCCGCCCTCGGTCGACGCCACCCGCCGCTACGACCAGCGCGGCGGCTACCGGCCGGTGCTCACCCAGCACCAGCTCGACCTCGAGAACGCGGTGCCGCGGGACGAGAACGGCCGCCCGCTGCAGTTCCCGCCGCTGCGCTCGGGCTGGCTGCGCTTCGCCAACGACGGCGGGCCGCAGGCCGACCCGACCCGTGCGGTGAACTGCGTCGACGTGCTGCTGTCGGTGGCCGACACCTGGCTGCACGGACGCCCGCGCTGCGCCGCCGCGCGTACCCTCGACGGGTTTGCCAGCGGAAACCCGGACCAACCGGCCGGGCCGGAGCCGCGCGGCCCGCACCGCATCGAGGACTTCTTCGGCGGCCGGCTGCAGCAGCTGTGCCCGGACACCCGGGGACTGGACCGCCAGGCGGCGCGGCAGGCGGTGGACGCGTCCTACGCCCGCCTGGCCGACCAGCTGCGCCAGGCCGGTCCGGGCGCGATGGCCGTGGTCATCCACCACTCGTCCGACGGCACCGCGCACACCTGGCCGGTCTTCAACGACGGCGGCGTCATCATGTACGCCGACCCGCAGCAGCCGCCCGGCACGCCGACCACCACCCCGCCCTACACCGACGGCATCATCCAGATGGACGCCATGGTGATCGGGCCGGACGGCGAGCAGTCCGTGATCGACGGCGCGCCGACCGGGGCGTGGTCGCAGTACCAGGGCCGGCCGGAACCGGCGGCCGCCCCGGCCGGGGCGGACACGAGCCCGCTCGACGCGGACATGCAGCGGCCGCTCACCGACGAGGAGATGGCCGACCTCGGCGTCGGCGAGGCGACGATGGCCGACCTCGGCTATCCGGACCCGTCGGTGCTCGACGACGCCGAGCGGGCCCGGCTGGAGTCGCTGCTGCCGCAGACGGCCCTGGTCAACCCGCAGGACCTGAGGTTCACCCAGCGTTCGGTCAGCCCGAACAGCGGCAACGTGACCATGGACGAGTTCGCCGCGCAGATGGCCGAGACCGGCTGGCGCGGCGGCCCGGCCCACGTCATCGCGTGGGGCGACGGCTCGATGTCCAGCATGGACAACCGCCGGATGCGTGCCGCCCGGGTGGCGGGGCTCACCTCCGTCCCGGTGTGTGTGCACCGGCCGGACGAGCCGCTGAGCAGCATGCCCGAGGCCGAGGACCCGGACCGCGACAAGTACCGCAGGCCGCTCGCGGTCGACATCCGGATGGTCGACGGCCGCCTGGTGGTCGGCGGCGACCGCGGCACCCTGGTGCACGAGGCGGGCACGGCGCCGACGACCTTCGGCGAGGCGGCGCTGTTCCGCGCCGCCGAGCAGCGCAGCCTGCTGCCGGGCCGCCTCTACGGCTCGGACGTCAGTCCGGCGACCATCGGCAAGCCGCCCGGCCCGGACCGTCCCCTGGTCGAGCTCAACCCGCACCAGCAGCAGGTGCTGAACGAGCTGCGCACGGCTGCGGTGAGCCGGGCGGAGGCGGCGCTGCCGGTGCTGCGCCGGATCGCCGTGGACCTCAACGCGGCGCAGAACGTCACCACCGACAGGGTGCTGGACGCCGAGATCGAAGGCGATCCGGACGACCCGGACTTCACGCCGGAGCCCGAGCCGCCGGTGCGGCTTCGCGGCACCGGGCAGATGGTCAAGTCGCAGAGCTCGCTGGAGCGCAAGTTCTGGACCGAGGGTCGGCGGCAGGGTGTCGACCAGTTCGCCGGCGAGGTCAACGACGCGGCTCGGTTCAGCCTGCAGCTGCCCGGCGGCCCGGAGTACCTGGGCAGTCTGCGTCAGACGATCGCCGCGCTGGAGGACGCCGGTTACGAGCTGACCGATCTCAAGAACTTCTTCCGGCCCGGCAACCGCTACCAAGGCCTGAACGCCACCTTCAAAGCCCCTGACGGCGGCTTGATGGAGATCCAGTTCCCCACGGCCGAGTCGTTCCGCGCATGGCAGCTGACGCACGAGGCCTACGAGGTCTTCCGGCAGAAGAACGAGTTGGCGCCGCGCCGGGTGCACGCGCTGCTGAGCATGCTCGCGGTCAATCGGGAGCTCGGCCTCAACGAGTCCGTGCCGCCCGGTATCGACGAGTTCGTGCGGGAGCGTTTCCCGGAACCCGACCCCTCGGACGCCGACGCCGAGCGGGTCCCGCCGGTGATCGACACCAGCCTGACCACCTGGATCGCCAACAAGCCCGAGATCTGGCAGGCCTACCGAACGTGGTTGGATCAGCAAGGCGTCTCCCACGACGGCTTCGCGTCGATCCTCGCCGAGTTCGGTCTGGACAGCCAGGACACGCCTGTCAACCCGGAACTGGCCGGCCGGCTGGAGGACATCGATGATTCGCTACTACCAGAGCTACGTCAGGCGCAAGGGGGACGGCCTGCCCCGGGGGATCTTCGTGACGGGGACGCACCCGGACGCGATGCTGTGGGACTACGACCAGAAGGCCTGGGTCTACGACCCGTGGTCGATCGACGAGTTCACGGACTCCCCGGAGAACGCGGAGAAGTTCGACCAGATCAGCCGGGCCGAAGCGGAAGCCCTGATGCTGGAGATCACGAAGGGGACCGAGGCGCTCCCCGACGAGGAGACGATTCTCTGGATCTTCCAGTGGAAGGGAGCCCCGCCGCAGGACGAGGACTGACGGATCCCGCCGGGCCCGAGTCCCCGGCGGACCCGGCCGGCCCGGTCGATCCGCCGTCCCCGCCGGAGCCGGGCGGCCGGTTCTTCGAGCCGCGACCGGACGCCGAGCTGTCGGCGTACGAGTTCGCGATGCTCGACGACGTCCACGAGCGGGCGCTGGCCGCCTCCGAGACGGCGCTGACCGACCTGCGCCGGGTGACCGCCTCGGTCGAGCAGGCGCTGGGCCTGCCGGAGGGCTCGCTGCCGCTGCGTGACCCCGAGCACCGCGCCAAGAGCCGCGAGTCGCTGCAGCGCAAGTACCTGGCCGAGGGCCGGATCGGTGGCCCGGAGCAGTTCGCCGCGACGGTGAACGACTCGGTGCGCTTCTCGGTGCAGCTGCCCGACGGGGCGGCGTACCGCCCGGCGCTGGACGCGGTGATCGCGCAGCTGGCGGCGGCGGGCTACGAGCTGGAGGGCACGCCGAAGAACTTCTGGCGGTCCGGCAACCGCTTCTACGGCACCAACACGACGTTCCGCGCCCCTGACGGCACCCTGGTCGAGGTGCAGTTCCCGACGCAGCTGTCGTACGAGCTGTGGCACGCCACGCACGTCGAGTACGAGGTGATGCGCGACGTCGACGCCGAGCCCGAGCAGCGGATCCGGGCGCTGCTGCGCATGCTGGAGGTCAACCGCTCCGCCGGCATGCTCGACGCGATCCCGCCCGGCATGGTCGGCGACGACGCCAAGGACGCGAGCCTCGCGAAGTGGATCAGCGACAACCCGGAGGTCTGGCGCGCGTTCACCCAGGAGCTGGAGGCGCAGGGGCGCACCCCCGGCGACGTGATCGCCGAATACGATCTGACGCCTGACGACTTCCCGGTCACCCCGAAGGTCGCCGCCCGCCTGGAGGAGCTCGATGTTGTACTACAAGGCCATCTACCGCAAGGACATCGAGGACTTCCCGGACCAGGAACCGACGGGTCTGATCATCTCGGGGCAGGGCTACCGGGAGCACATGATCTGGGACCATCGGGCCCAGAGCTGGCGGTACGACCCGGAGACGGCCGGGTACATCCTGGGCCGGGAGGACTACGACTTCCGACGCAGGCCGGTGACCCGAGCGGAAGCCGAGCGCATCGCGACGCTGATCACGAAGGGGATCGACCCGCTGCCGAGCGAGGAGGAGATCCTCGAGGCGTTCCGGGAGTCGCACCGGCGCCGCGCAGCGGGGACGCTGGACTAGACCCCGCGGCCGACCCGGCGGGGCCGGACCTGGCCGCGGACGCCGACCCGGCGACCGCCGACCCCGAGTCGCCGCCGATGCCGGGCAGCACGCCGCCGGGCCCCGTCGGCATGGACCCGTCCGACCCGAACCACCCGCAGTGGCCGTACCGGGCCGGCCTGCAGACCCGGCGTATGTCGCTGGAGCTGCAGCGGCGTCAGCAGGAGGCGGACGCGCTGGCGGCGGAGGCGGCCAAGCACCTCGCCGAGATGCACAAGTACCGGTCGTGGGCGCAGTTCTACTCCGAGCAGCAGCCCGACGCCGAGCAGGCGAAACTGTGCCAGGAGTGGGCCGACAAGCACCAGCAGTGGGCCGCGGAGTGGGGCAAGGCGTCCAAGGCCGCGTACAACGGGACGTACACGGCCAACCAGACGACAACCGTGGACAACGACACGGCCTGGGTCGCGGTCAACACCGACGACGGCGAGCTGCTGGTCGACGTGCCCGCGGCCGACGGGCGGCCCTACCTCTACCGGGGCGGTCTGCGCCCGCCGTTGCAGCAGCACCAGGACGACCTGATCGCCGCGCTGCCGCGTACCCCCGGCGGATATCTGCAGATGAACCCCGACCCCCGCGTGGGCACCTGGTTCGGCCTCGCCAACGACGGCGGGCCCGAACTGGATCCGAGCCGCGGCATCAACTGTGTCGACTGCATGATCTCCGCGTGGCGGACGTGGCGGGGCCGCCCGCAGGTGTCCGCGCCGCGCACCTTCGACGGGTATGCGGGCACGAACGTCAACGCCGTCACCGGCGGTGAGATCGGCGGCATGGCCCGCGTCGCCGCCGCCGTCGGCGGGGCCTGGCAGACCGTGTTCCCGAACATGGCGAAGGCTCCCGCCGCGCAGGCCCAGCAGTGGTCCGACTGGGGTTTCGCGTCGATCACGCACGAGCTGACCGAGGCGGGCCACGGCGCGGCGATGTTCATCGTCACGGAGTGGCAGGCCGGCACGTCGCACGCCTGGCTCGCGGTCAACCAGAACGGCACCATCCTGTTCCTGGACCCGCAGACGCGCCAGATCAGCGAGAACGTGTCGATGTACGGGCACACCGGCGACCCGTCGAACAACGGCAACGTCGTCGGCATGTACGCGATGATGCTGGACGCCCAGGGCGACCCGCAGCCGATGGGCTCGCTCGCGCAGACCACCTGGGGCGCGGCGGAACTGGCCCAGCAACAGCAGCAGCCGTCACCGGCTCCCGAGCCGCACCCGCAGCCCGCCCCGGACCCGCAGCCCGAGCCGGACCTCCAGCTCACCCCCAACCCGGACCCGGAACCGGATCTGCAGCAGGCGACCGAAACGCAGTCCACGCCGGATCCCGAGCCGACGCCGACGCCGACGCCGACGCCGACGCCGGATCCGGACCCGCAGCCGGGTCCGGCGGCGACCGACGGCCCCGCGCCGCTGCCCGACCCGGGTGGGCGGCCGACGCTGCCGAACCCGCCGCCGGGCGCCGAGGGCCACCACATCGGCGGCGACCAGAACGAGGGCGAAGCGGTCGCCCTGTACGCCGAGATCCGCGGCCTGACCGACGACGTGCAGCGCATCGCGGCCAACCAGGGCATCCCGGAGGACGTGGTCGCGCGGGCCCGGCGCAACCTGTTCCTCCAGGTCCACGCCGACGTCGCCACCGGCACCGACCAGCTGGAGACCGGCCTGTTCACGGCGATCCTGAACATCGGCCTGGACTGGCAGGCCGCCTACGACGGCCCGCTCGCCGGCGCCGACCTGGAGCGGTTCCGGCGCACGCTGGCCCACGAGTACGTCGAGTCGGTGCTCATGGAGCGCCACGGCATGGCCTACCGGCCGGCGCACTTCGACTACTGGGAGAACAACGAGTGGGAGTACCCGACCGCGACGCCGGAGCACTTCGCGGCGCATGACGTGGCTCCCTCGCAGGGGCGGCGCTGGCCGTTCGGCCACTACCATGACTTGGGCCTGGAGGAGCCGGACGTCGAGATCGCGGCGGACCTGAGCAACCTGGAACACGTCGTCGACGAGATCATGCGGAGGTTGAGGCACGAATGA
- a CDS encoding YbaB/EbfC family nucleoid-associated protein: MAQRSDRDANSALRERFAQVHDQYTRLRNGMGDLQTKLKAYRATEKSRDGLIKVAVDARGRLVKLELEPAALRSFSAAGLAEEITKTVARAADAAGAGVTSLMADVMPQDSGAVTFLRTNDMNDLLKRHDDIMDYRPEPRGDEPEAAR, from the coding sequence GTGGCACAACGCTCCGATCGCGACGCCAACTCGGCGCTGCGCGAACGCTTCGCACAGGTGCACGACCAGTACACGCGGCTGCGCAACGGCATGGGCGACCTGCAGACCAAGCTCAAGGCATACCGGGCGACGGAGAAGTCACGCGACGGCCTGATCAAGGTCGCCGTCGACGCCCGCGGCCGGCTGGTCAAGCTGGAGCTGGAGCCGGCCGCGCTGCGCTCCTTCAGCGCCGCGGGGCTCGCCGAGGAGATCACCAAGACGGTCGCGCGGGCGGCCGACGCCGCGGGCGCGGGCGTGACGAGCCTGATGGCCGACGTGATGCCGCAGGACTCCGGGGCGGTGACGTTCCTGCGTACCAATGACATGAACGACCTGCTCAAGCGGCACGACGACATCATGGACTACCGTCCGGAGCCGCGTGGCGACGAGCCGGAGGCCGCGCGATGA